The Candidatus Palauibacter australiensis genome contains the following window.
CCGGAAGTCGCTCGCGTCGTTCGCGTCGCTCGCCTCGCTCGAATCGTGCCCCCCGCCTGGGACGACGGCGAGGTCCTCCGGCCGCACCCCGAGCGTCGCCCGGTCGAGGCCGGGCGACCCGTGCAGGGCGAACGGACCGCCCGCCAGCCGGCCCCCCTCGTCTCGGGACAGGAGGATGCGGTTGATGGGTGGCGACCCCACGAATCCCGCCACGAACAGGTTCGTCGGCCGGCGGTAGACCTCCTCCGGCGTGCCCACCTGCTGGAGCCGGCCGCGGTCCATCACCGCGACCCGCTGGCCCAGCGAAAGCGCCTCCACCTGGTCGTGCGTCACGAAGATCATCGTCGTGCCGAGGCGCCGGTGCAGGGCGGCGATCTCGTCGCGCGTCCGCAGGCGAAGTTCCGCGTCCAGGTTCGAGAGCGGCTCGTCGAACAGGAACACGCCCGGGTCCCGGACCATGGCCCGCCCCAGCGCGACCCGCTGGCGCTGTCCGCCGGACAGTTGGCCGGGCTTCCGCGACAGCAGTTCGGAAAGGCCGAGCGCGGCGGCGGCGTCCGCGACGCGCCGCTCGATCTCGTCGCGCGGCGTGCCGCGCACCCGCAGGCCGAAGCCCAGATTCCCGGCCACGGTCATGTGCGGGTAGAGCGCGTAGCTCTGGAACACCATGGACACGTCGCGAGCGCCCGGCTCGACGTCGTCCACGCGCCGCCCCCCGATCCACACCTCTCCGGCCGTGGGTTCGATGAGCCCGGCGATGAGGCGCAGCAGCGTGCTCTTCCCGCACCCCGAAGGTCCGACCAGCACCACCAGCTCTCCCGGCCGGACCTCCAGGTCCAGCGCCCGGACGGCCGCGACGTCGCCGTAGCGCTTCTCCACGCCGCGCAGCTCCACGCCCTGCGGCGCGCGGGTCACGAGACCCACCGGATCCACGGCACCCGCAGCGCCTCGCCGCGCGGCCCGTCGAACCGCTCGCCGTCCACCTCCACGCTCACCCGTTCGGGCGCGACGTCGACGGACACGGTGCGCCCGCGCGCGATGACCGGTCCCAGCGACACGTGCGCGGGACCGTTCGGCAGCGGCCGCACCTCGACGCCCCTCGCGTCTACGTGAAGCCCGCCGAATCCGCGCGCCAGCAGGTCGAGGATCCACGAATGCTGGTAGTCGTCGATCCCCCGGAAGTGGCACGCGCGCCCCGTGTGCGGGTTGTAGTGCTCGAAGCAGTTCGGGCGCGAAGCGTCGCCATCGGTGAACATCATGCGCGCGAAACGACGCAGCATGTCGGCCGCCAGCGCGCCCGCCCGCCCGTTCGCCCGCGAGTTCCCGCCGCGCGAGCAGCGCAGCAGCCCTTCGATCACATGGCTCGTCGTCATCGGCCAGACGCGTCCGTTCCACGGGCAGTTGCGGCGCTTCCCGCGCCAGATGCCCTCCGCCGAAAACCGCGGGTCGTCCACGCTGGACGAAGGCAGGGGGAAGCGCGTGCCGAACGTCGCCGGATCCTCGAGGTGATCGAGAAGGGCATCGAGCCGCGCGCCCTCGACCCCTCCGGTGAGCAGCGGATAGAAGCCCACTGCCGCCTTCACGCCGGTCCGCTCGCCGGTGCGTCCGTCCACGTCCGTGAACAGCCCGGCCTCCGCCGACCACATGCGCTCGTCGATCGCCCTCCGGCACCGGGCCTCGAGCCCGCGCCACTCGGCCTCGTCACCGGACCGCTCCAGACGACGCGCGACCGTGCCGAGGGCGCGAAACAACTGGTGCGCGTACACCGTGACGTCGATCCCCTTGAGCCGCAGCCGGGGACGCCACCCCGCCACGTCCGCCTCCTCGTCCACGGCCATGTAGCGCGACATGTACTCCTGTCCCGTCTCGAAGTGGTTCGTGACGGTGAACATCCCCGACGCCTCCGGGTCGCGCGCCGCCACGAGCCAGCGGGCGTAGCGCGACAGTCCCTCGTAGCAGCGGGCCAGCGCCGCCGCATCGGGGTGCATGTCATCGACCGCCAGCAGCGCGTCGCCCCAGTTCGCGTGGTAGAAGTCGGTCCCCTCGAGGCGCTCCGGATAGAGGCGCCCGTGGAAGGAGCCGCCGGGCTTCTGGTTGTCGACGAAGTTCAGGAGTGAGCCCCACGCCTCGCGACCGCCCTGCCGCCAACGCATCTCCATCATGTGGCACTGCGCGCTGTAGGCGATCGGCACGTGGAAGTACTCCGGGCCCTCGGCGATGGCGGGGCGCCGCACCGGGCCCCACGGACCCTCGATCCGGTTCAGGCCGAGACCGTAGATGCGGTAGTCGAAAGTGCGGTCCAGATACGGATCGCCGCACCGGAAGTGGGGGAAGTCTCCGAAGAAGGACTCCCAGGCGGAGGTCGCCCCAGTCTCGCCGGGCGCGGATGTCGGGTACGCTGGGGCCGGGGACGTTGGCGCCGGGGACGCTGGCGCCGGGGACGTTGACGGCGCGCGTCGGGGTGCGGTGCTCGGGAGCTGGAGCGTCAGCCGGAGCGTCGGCGGGCCGCCGTCGTTGACGCCCGCCAACGGAAGAGCGACGGCGATCCAGATCCACCCGGAGCGGCGCGCGTCCGCCGCCTTCCCCGCGCCGCCTCCGCCCTCCTCCGCGAAGGGGGAGTGCCGCCATTCGGGCGCTCCGCGACCCTCGGACGGCGCGATGCGCCGCCATGCGGGCGAAACGGAGCCCGCGAGCTCCATGCGCAGGACCAGTTCCTGCCCCCGCCGGTCCGAGACGGTCCGCGTCCAGCCCACGCCGTCCGCCGTGGGCGCCACCCCGGCCGTCGCGTCCGCCGGCTGCGCGGTGAAGCCGACGAGATGGCCCTCGAAGCCGCCGGGGATGTCCCATGCGGATTCCAGGATTCCGCCCGGCAGCACCTGGCGGCGTTCCTCGACGAGGACGTCTCGGTCGTCCAGCCACCCGACGATCAGCCGCCCGGGCCGCCACCTGCACCTGCCGGGGGCCGGCTCGCCACCGCCCCTGCCGGGCGCCGCTCGACGGAGCCGGCTCTCCCGTCCGTCGGAGCCTGTGAGGGCCACCGAGAACCCGGGCCCGACCTCGTGCTGCAGCAGGTGCGCCGGATCCCAGAACCCCGGCCGGTGCAGCCAGCGCGGGAACGGCGGCGCCCACACCACGCCGTCCAGTCCCCCCAGGAACCACTTGTCATCGCGAGCCAGCGCCGCGATGCGAGCCTTCGGCGAAAGGGCGGAACGGGACGGGGGGTCGTTCATGGCAACACCATCGAGCCGCTCCGGT
Protein-coding sequences here:
- a CDS encoding ABC transporter ATP-binding protein, with translation MELRGVEKRYGDVAAVRALDLEVRPGELVVLVGPSGCGKSTLLRLIAGLIEPTAGEVWIGGRRVDDVEPGARDVSMVFQSYALYPHMTVAGNLGFGLRVRGTPRDEIERRVADAAAALGLSELLSRKPGQLSGGQRQRVALGRAMVRDPGVFLFDEPLSNLDAELRLRTRDEIAALHRRLGTTMIFVTHDQVEALSLGQRVAVMDRGRLQQVGTPEEVYRRPTNLFVAGFVGSPPINRILLSRDEGGRLAGGPFALHGSPGLDRATLGVRPEDLAVVPGGGHDSSEASDANDASDFRATALRVEALGSEQRVHLDGPGDAAWVARAGPALRVAPGDRVRVSVAWERSHLFGPDGHREQAAPRPTDRPGPR